Part of the Anaerobacillus alkaliphilus genome, CCAAATGGATTTTTATCCTGCCTAGGGTACAAGTCACTTCTTTTGAGGATATCTCCAATATCTAGGCCCATTGATTTAAAGGTTTCAGAAACGAGCTTCTCTAGATCTTTATTTTTGTAGACCTTGTCCAAGTCTATACCACCTACAGTAGGTGCTTCTTGAAAAAATGGGTCAACATAATGCCAAGGGCGAATATCTTTTTTAGCAATACCTAACTTAGTAGCACGCTCTTCATCTATTTCATCTTTTATTAAACGAAAAGGCTCATCCGATAATTTCCTTAATTCGTCAAAAATTTGAATGACCGTATTCATATCAAGTTCTTGAGTTGATAGACTCATTTGAAAGAAGTTATCAAATCCTAATGCTTTTGCATCTTTATTCCTTTTTTGTACTAATTTCAAAAGAGTACGTTCTATTTTCTTACCCACTTGTTTACTAGCAAGCCACGCTTCTTTTCTACTTTCTTCTTGGTCACTATTCCGAAGAATATCTAATAACTCGTTATTTGTTACTTTTTGACCGAACAACAATGGTCTATAAGTATTAAATACCTGAGAAATTTCTTTTTCTAGTTCAAGAGTTTCACTACGAACACTGTCTTCTAGTTGGTTTCTTACCATTTTATTATACAGATCTTCAATCTGGCGCCTTTGAATAGACGTAAGATCGTTATTATCTCTAAAAGATAATAGTGTCTCGAATGTGTCGGAGTTTGAGAAGTTCGCAAAGTAACTTTTAAGCGCTTCTTCATGCTTATCTGCCCATTCTTTATTCCCAGTTGTTGCTGACAACCAATTATTTAATAATACAGGTTTATATAACGCTTCCATTGATCTGTTTTGTTCTAATAAGAATTCTTCTATTTTCTGATTTATCATGAAAGAAGTTCCTCCTCTATTCTAAAAGTTCCCTTTCTTTTTAAACGCTTACATTAGGAAGCAAGCTAATTTTAACATAAAAAAACTACTAAAATAAAAAAAAATAAACCCATAACTAATAAGTTATGGGTTTATTTTACAATTAAGATGCGGGTGGAGGGACT contains:
- a CDS encoding M2 family metallopeptidase → MINQKIEEFLLEQNRSMEALYKPVLLNNWLSATTGNKEWADKHEEALKSYFANFSNSDTFETLLSFRDNNDLTSIQRRQIEDLYNKMVRNQLEDSVRSETLELEKEISQVFNTYRPLLFGQKVTNNELLDILRNSDQEESRKEAWLASKQVGKKIERTLLKLVQKRNKDAKALGFDNFFQMSLSTQELDMNTVIQIFDELRKLSDEPFRLIKDEIDEERATKLGIAKKDIRPWHYVDPFFQEAPTVGGIDLDKVYKNKDLEKLVSETFKSMGLDIGDILKRSDLYPRQDKNPFGFCTNVDRKGDIRVLVNLDESMFWVTALLHEFGHAAYFKYIDKDLPFILRFHSHSLTTEAIALFFGRMNKTLEWQDRFLEIEGNEMKEESLATKKMLQRQMLVSARWMITFTFFEKAMYENPDQDLNKLWWKLVKEIQYVTPPENTNAPDWASKMHFSLAPVSYQDYLLGELTASQLHHHIAHHISSDLFTPKVGEYLIENFFKYGASLHWNDKIKNATGEYLNPSYFANQFLK